A genomic region of Persephonella marina EX-H1 contains the following coding sequences:
- a CDS encoding NADH-quinone oxidoreductase subunit D, translating to MSWITLDKAKRLEEKFDFVKVLENEQATVLEVPKENLIQFLKFLKEDPDYLFKMFIDWTIIDHGKKADPRFQGVVILFSPEYKERIIVKTWATDETLPTLTTLWSGAKWAEREAWDMFGIKFEGHDHLVRMFLWEGYPYHPLRKDFPVRGIEEVELPSLNETERMDQLEGMMNYSRMHTALPTLEDLERTQKIRMPEKSSQVVLNWGPLHPGTHGTIWFLFDMEGEYVKKCDIIIGQLHRGIEKLAENLNVQQIIPYTDRMDYIASINENHSVCVAAEKLLGIHEKIPEKAKYIRTMMAELSRINSHLLWLGTYALDLGALTMFLYTFREREKIMDIFEGISGARFTINYFRVGGVYADLPYGALDAIEHFLKDFPTRLADYERLLTRNRIWLKRNVDVCIITEEDVYDYGLTGAVARASGVPYDLRKIDKYDAYGEVDFDVPVGEKGDSYDRYLVRIEEIRQSVRIINQCIEKLRKMSKNDPFFYEPEDKKMKITIDGRGTKLKKGEVYAGTDNPRGELGVYIYMPKDGIKPHRFRLRSGAFYNLQIFTKAIIGRPIADAITLLSTIDPVVGETDR from the coding sequence ATGTCCTGGATAACACTTGATAAAGCCAAGAGATTAGAAGAAAAATTTGATTTTGTCAAAGTATTAGAAAATGAGCAGGCAACGGTTCTTGAAGTTCCAAAAGAAAATCTCATACAGTTTTTAAAATTTCTGAAGGAAGATCCTGATTATCTTTTCAAGATGTTCATTGACTGGACAATTATTGATCACGGCAAGAAAGCAGATCCAAGATTTCAGGGTGTGGTTATTCTCTTTTCTCCTGAATACAAAGAAAGAATTATTGTCAAAACATGGGCTACAGACGAAACACTCCCAACACTCACAACACTCTGGTCCGGTGCTAAATGGGCTGAGAGAGAAGCATGGGATATGTTTGGAATAAAGTTTGAAGGACATGATCATCTTGTAAGGATGTTTTTATGGGAAGGTTATCCTTACCATCCACTCAGAAAAGACTTTCCGGTTAGAGGAATTGAAGAGGTAGAGCTTCCATCTCTCAACGAAACAGAGAGAATGGATCAGCTTGAAGGTATGATGAACTACTCAAGAATGCATACAGCTCTTCCAACACTTGAAGATTTAGAAAGAACTCAGAAGATAAGAATGCCTGAGAAAAGCTCACAGGTTGTTCTTAACTGGGGTCCTCTCCATCCAGGAACACACGGAACTATATGGTTCCTATTTGATATGGAAGGTGAGTATGTTAAAAAGTGTGATATCATCATAGGACAGCTTCACAGAGGTATAGAAAAGCTTGCAGAAAACCTTAACGTTCAGCAGATAATACCATACACAGACAGGATGGATTATATAGCATCTATAAATGAGAATCACTCTGTATGTGTTGCAGCTGAAAAACTTCTCGGGATACACGAGAAGATACCTGAGAAGGCAAAGTATATCAGAACTATGATGGCCGAGCTTTCAAGAATAAACTCTCACTTACTCTGGCTTGGAACATACGCCCTTGACCTTGGTGCTTTAACAATGTTCCTTTACACATTCAGAGAAAGAGAAAAAATAATGGATATATTTGAGGGTATATCCGGTGCAAGATTTACTATAAACTACTTCAGGGTTGGAGGTGTTTACGCAGATCTTCCATACGGAGCCCTTGATGCTATAGAACATTTCTTAAAAGATTTCCCAACAAGACTTGCAGATTACGAGAGACTTTTAACAAGAAATAGAATATGGCTTAAGAGAAATGTTGATGTATGTATAATCACAGAAGAGGATGTTTACGATTACGGTCTAACAGGTGCTGTGGCGAGAGCTTCAGGTGTACCTTACGACCTGAGAAAGATAGACAAGTATGATGCCTACGGCGAGGTTGATTTTGATGTTCCTGTAGGTGAGAAGGGAGACTCTTACGACAGGTACCTTGTAAGGATTGAGGAGATAAGACAGTCTGTAAGAATAATAAATCAGTGTATTGAAAAACTCAGGAAGATGTCCAAGAACGATCCTTTCTTCTACGAACCTGAAGACAAAAAGATGAAGATAACTATAGACGGTAGAGGAACAAAGCTGAAAAAAGGTGAGGTTTACGCAGGAACGGACAACCCAAGAGGTGAACTTGGAGTATACATATATATGCCTAAGGATGGTATAAAACCTCACAGATTCAGACTCAGATCAGGTGCTTTTTACAATCTCCAGATATTTACAAAAGCTATAATAGGAAGACCTATCGCAGATGCCATAACACTTTTATCCACAATAGACCCTGTTGTTGGTGAGACAGACAGATAA
- the rseP gene encoding RIP metalloprotease RseP, producing the protein MSVIAFLIMIGILITIHEFGHFLFARLFGVKVEVFSIGFGPPLIKWKGKETLYQIAVIPLGGYVKMYGEDSMTEPVQGEVDKAAFEDPRSFYAKPRWQKILIAFAGPLFNIVLAVILFASAYMIGIHEPKYLKEPVVVGYVHPGSVAEKVGIKPYDRIVAVDGKPIKNWKEFTIAIGMKAAKSAVIEIDRNGEKIVLNIQVPHDITKEPLGISPVIPAKIGQVMKGSPAEKAGLQKGDEIIAFNGKPVRSWFELVDTLSTIKEKKEITLLVRRDGKVFPVKVTPEFNKELNKYVLGISPKMDTTIVKYGFTESFEKAIEKSKELTVAIYNVIKGLITGEVSLKTLGGPIAIAQFSGQALETGLAAFLFSIAFISLQLGYLNLLPIPVLDGGLIAILLIEMIIRRPLPEKAKEYLAYIGFALLGTLMIFVIFNDIMRALS; encoded by the coding sequence ATAAGTGTTATAGCATTTCTGATAATGATAGGTATTCTTATAACCATACATGAGTTTGGACATTTCCTTTTTGCCAGGCTTTTTGGCGTTAAAGTTGAGGTCTTCTCAATAGGATTTGGACCACCTTTAATAAAATGGAAAGGTAAAGAAACTCTTTACCAGATAGCTGTCATCCCTTTAGGTGGATATGTAAAGATGTACGGTGAAGACAGTATGACAGAGCCTGTTCAGGGAGAGGTTGATAAGGCAGCCTTTGAGGATCCTCGCTCCTTCTACGCAAAACCAAGATGGCAGAAGATACTTATAGCATTTGCAGGACCTCTTTTTAATATTGTTCTTGCGGTTATCCTCTTTGCCTCAGCATATATGATAGGAATACATGAGCCTAAGTATCTTAAAGAACCTGTTGTTGTCGGTTACGTCCATCCAGGGTCCGTAGCAGAAAAAGTAGGTATAAAACCTTATGACAGAATTGTTGCTGTTGATGGAAAGCCCATTAAAAACTGGAAAGAGTTTACAATAGCCATAGGTATGAAAGCTGCAAAAAGTGCTGTAATAGAGATAGACAGGAATGGTGAAAAGATAGTCCTGAATATTCAGGTTCCACACGATATCACAAAAGAACCTCTCGGTATATCCCCTGTCATACCTGCAAAGATAGGTCAGGTGATGAAAGGATCACCTGCAGAAAAAGCAGGTCTCCAGAAAGGGGATGAGATCATAGCATTTAACGGAAAACCTGTAAGAAGCTGGTTTGAACTTGTTGATACTCTATCAACGATAAAGGAAAAAAAGGAGATAACACTCCTCGTTAGAAGAGATGGTAAGGTTTTTCCTGTAAAGGTAACACCTGAATTCAATAAAGAACTTAACAAGTATGTATTAGGGATATCACCTAAAATGGATACCACTATTGTTAAGTACGGATTTACAGAATCTTTTGAGAAAGCTATAGAAAAATCAAAAGAGTTAACAGTTGCTATATACAACGTAATAAAAGGTCTCATAACAGGTGAGGTTTCCTTAAAGACACTTGGAGGACCTATTGCTATAGCCCAGTTCTCCGGTCAGGCTCTTGAGACAGGTCTTGCAGCATTTTTATTCTCTATAGCTTTTATTTCTCTACAGCTTGGATATCTTAATCTTCTTCCTATACCTGTTCTTGATGGCGGTCTTATAGCCATTCTGCTTATTGAGATGATCATAAGAAGACCTCTTCCCGAAAAAGCTAAGGAGTATCTCGCTTATATCGGTTTTGCATTACTTGGAACACTGATGATATTTGTCATTTTCAATGACATTATGCGTGCTTTATCATAA
- the dxr gene encoding 1-deoxy-D-xylulose-5-phosphate reductoisomerase, translated as MKRLAVLGSTGSIGTQTLDIVRKYRDRLEVSLLAASRVSEKLLDQIDEFKPEYVYIAEGEKIKGVKTLIGEDGLYKLAQLDIDLFINGISGINGILPTYLLLENNKKLATANKEAIICLGEIYGDKYSDIFPIDSEHSAIFQCLLSGRKEEVEKIILTASGGPFLNLPKEEFRYITPDQALNHPRWKMGKKVSIDSATLMNKGFEIIEAHYLFNIPYSKIDVVIHPESIVHGLVQFIDGSVISHLSPPDMRIPICYAISYPERWEIDVRRLNLAQVKNLTFLEPDYDRFPLLNIAKECGEKGGACPTVLTTADEIAVNLFLEGKITFDMIPVYIQQVLDQADFSKPETFEDIIFIIKETEKIFWNILKLQNVN; from the coding sequence TTGAAAAGATTAGCAGTCCTTGGATCTACAGGATCCATTGGAACACAGACACTTGACATAGTCAGAAAGTACAGGGATAGGCTTGAGGTATCTTTACTGGCAGCTTCCAGAGTCTCAGAAAAGCTTTTAGATCAGATAGATGAGTTTAAACCCGAGTATGTTTATATAGCTGAAGGGGAAAAGATAAAAGGTGTTAAAACTCTGATAGGTGAGGATGGACTTTATAAGCTTGCCCAGCTTGATATTGATCTTTTTATAAACGGTATTTCGGGAATAAACGGAATACTGCCAACATATCTGCTCTTAGAAAACAACAAAAAGCTCGCCACAGCGAATAAAGAGGCTATTATCTGTCTTGGTGAGATTTACGGTGATAAATACTCAGACATATTCCCTATAGACAGTGAGCATTCAGCTATATTCCAGTGTCTTCTTTCAGGAAGAAAAGAAGAGGTTGAGAAGATCATACTCACAGCTTCAGGAGGACCTTTTTTAAATCTTCCTAAGGAAGAGTTCAGGTACATAACTCCAGATCAGGCTTTAAACCATCCCAGATGGAAGATGGGTAAAAAGGTTTCTATAGACAGTGCTACACTGATGAATAAAGGTTTTGAGATAATAGAAGCCCATTATCTTTTTAACATCCCTTACAGCAAGATAGATGTTGTTATACATCCAGAAAGCATCGTCCACGGTCTTGTCCAGTTCATTGATGGTTCCGTTATATCACATCTCTCACCACCTGATATGAGAATACCTATCTGTTACGCAATATCTTACCCTGAAAGATGGGAGATAGATGTAAGGAGATTAAACCTTGCACAGGTAAAAAACTTAACATTTTTAGAACCTGACTACGATAGATTTCCTCTGCTAAATATAGCTAAGGAGTGTGGTGAGAAAGGTGGAGCCTGTCCCACAGTCCTGACAACAGCAGACGAAATAGCGGTAAATCTGTTCCTTGAAGGTAAGATAACATTTGATATGATACCTGTTTATATCCAACAGGTTCTTGATCAGGCTGATTTCAGCAAACCGGAAACATTTGAAGATATTATCTTTATCATAAAAGAAACAGAAAAAATATTCTGGAATATATTAAAATTACAGAACGTTAATTAA
- a CDS encoding DsrE/DsrF/DrsH-like family protein, translated as MATRVGIIVLSGTLDKVMPAFILGTTAAAMGMEVGMFFSFYGINVVHKEKYKNLKVSPVGNPAMPMPMPVPQILTIMPGMVDFATNMMKKMMAENKVPSVEELIKQAQDLGVKMYPCQTAMQLFGYKVEDLIDGLEKPAGAATFLNFVNAGEKSIVMNF; from the coding sequence ATGGCTACAAGAGTAGGAATTATAGTACTAAGTGGAACATTAGATAAGGTTATGCCTGCTTTCATCCTCGGAACAACAGCTGCAGCAATGGGAATGGAAGTAGGTATGTTTTTCAGTTTTTACGGGATAAATGTTGTTCACAAAGAAAAATATAAAAATCTTAAAGTTTCCCCTGTAGGTAATCCTGCAATGCCTATGCCGATGCCTGTCCCGCAGATACTCACAATAATGCCCGGAATGGTGGATTTTGCCACAAATATGATGAAAAAGATGATGGCCGAAAACAAAGTTCCTTCAGTTGAAGAGCTTATAAAACAGGCTCAGGATCTTGGAGTAAAAATGTATCCCTGTCAGACAGCCATGCAGCTTTTTGGATATAAGGTTGAGGATCTTATTGATGGTCTTGAAAAACCGGCAGGTGCTGCAACATTCTTAAACTTTG
- a CDS encoding thioredoxin family protein: MFPEGADTFLKKRFNELIDPVKLILRKSGKDIDRDIEKVLESISTFSEKISIEINESLSCIDAPCISIQTTEKDFGIRFMGKPDGGEFKTFIDTIVMVSRNEYDLSERTVELIEQIDRPVEIKVFITNTCGWCPPAVLKSYSFAMVNEYITATAIDCYIFSDLAVKYNVATVPKIVINDKVEQIGLKDENQLLGSIFASIS; this comes from the coding sequence ATGTTTCCTGAAGGGGCAGATACATTTTTGAAAAAACGCTTTAATGAGCTTATAGATCCTGTTAAGTTAATCCTCAGAAAAAGCGGTAAGGATATAGACAGAGATATAGAAAAGGTTTTAGAAAGTATATCAACCTTCTCTGAAAAGATCTCAATTGAGATTAATGAAAGCCTGAGCTGTATAGATGCGCCCTGTATCTCCATTCAAACTACTGAAAAGGATTTCGGAATAAGATTCATGGGTAAGCCTGATGGAGGAGAGTTTAAAACATTTATAGATACTATAGTTATGGTCTCAAGAAATGAGTATGATCTTTCAGAAAGAACTGTTGAACTGATAGAACAGATAGACAGACCTGTTGAAATAAAAGTTTTTATAACTAACACCTGTGGATGGTGTCCACCAGCTGTTTTAAAATCATACAGCTTTGCGATGGTAAATGAGTATATAACAGCGACAGCTATAGACTGTTACATATTCAGTGATCTTGCTGTAAAATACAATGTTGCAACAGTACCAAAGATAGTGATAAATGATAAAGTTGAGCAGATAGGTCTTAAAGATGAAAATCAGCTTTTAGGCAGTATATTTGCTTCAATAAGTTAG
- a CDS encoding NuoI/complex I 23 kDa subunit family protein, whose protein sequence is MGIKKVGMNVNVQPQSIVEKIFFLDFAKGLATTIKHLFRKVITVDFPYEVVVPAPRFRGVHGLRNVDGTELPDFDAWVKKLKIKPPEMGETRCIGCKFCQAACPVPEIFTIKTEKLDVPEDHPHHGLKVVSQFDMDLGKCMFCGLCTLACPTACIIHTDIYDLSSYTRRGWVLDKEKLSKIADDFVSRRREEKFDEHSFWPDTQKIFPEYDKARAKAWDNNPPKLGPNYADQQ, encoded by the coding sequence ATGGGTATTAAAAAGGTAGGAATGAACGTAAACGTTCAACCACAATCAATAGTTGAGAAGATATTTTTCCTTGATTTTGCTAAAGGGCTTGCTACAACAATAAAACATCTCTTCAGAAAGGTTATAACTGTTGATTTTCCATATGAGGTTGTTGTTCCTGCACCAAGGTTTAGAGGTGTTCACGGCCTCAGAAATGTTGATGGAACAGAGCTTCCGGATTTTGATGCATGGGTTAAAAAGCTAAAGATAAAACCCCCTGAGATGGGCGAAACAAGATGTATCGGATGTAAGTTCTGTCAGGCAGCATGTCCTGTTCCGGAGATATTCACAATAAAAACTGAAAAGCTGGATGTCCCTGAGGATCATCCACATCACGGACTTAAGGTTGTATCACAGTTTGATATGGACCTTGGAAAGTGTATGTTCTGCGGTCTGTGTACACTTGCATGCCCAACAGCCTGCATAATACATACAGATATTTACGATCTATCATCCTATACAAGAAGGGGATGGGTACTTGATAAGGAAAAGCTTTCAAAGATAGCTGATGATTTTGTATCAAGAAGAAGGGAAGAGAAGTTTGATGAACATTCCTTCTGGCCTGACACTCAGAAAATATTCCCTGAATACGACAAGGCCAGAGCAAAGGCATGGGACAATAATCCACCAAAATTAGGTCCTAACTACGCAGATCAACAGTAA